The following are from one region of the Gossypium hirsutum isolate 1008001.06 chromosome D03, Gossypium_hirsutum_v2.1, whole genome shotgun sequence genome:
- the LOC107908234 gene encoding protein NUCLEAR FUSION DEFECTIVE 4 — translation MGPFFSLSGAGKWLGLVAAIWVQAICGNNYTFANYSDALKSLMSLTQLQLNNLSVAKDVGKAFGLVAGFASDCLPTSVLLIIGSVEGLIGYGAQWLVVSRRIHPLTYWQMCVFLCMGGNSTTWMNTAVLVTCMRNFPKNRGPVSGILKGYVGLSTAIFTDICTALFSSDPSTFLFILAVVPAIVCLTATFFLHEIPTPTKNPTELRQETLYFHVFNGIAIILAVYLLAFDITGNHGRVLSLAFTVGLLVLLATPLSVPLYSFISKPLSDSDIERPMKVSLLADQPKTTTTTGVELQYLERKRPSIGEDHTIVEMIRTFDFWVLFVSFLCGVGTGMCVMNNMGQMGIALGYLDVSIFISLTSIWGFFGRIASGLISEYYIWKFGTPRPLWNAASQVLMAIGYIAMALALPGSLYIGSILVGICYGVRLTITVPVASELFGLKYYGLLYNILILNLPLGSFLFSGLLAGYLYDAQATAVDGGGNTCVGAQCYCLVFVIMALTCVVGLGLDVLLAVRTRNVYVRIHESKRAIAVSDRSSAKC, via the exons ATGGGTCCTTTCTTTTCACTTTCCGGTGCCGGAAAATGGCTTGGACTGGTGGCTGCTATTTGGGTTCAGGCCATTTGTGGCAACAACTATACATTTGCCAATTACTCCGATGCACTGAAATCGCTTATGTCCCTTACTCAGCTGCAGCTCAACAACCTTTCTGTCGCTAAAGACGTCGGCAAGGCTTTTGGGCTCGTTGCCGGGTTTGCTTCCGATTGCTTACCGACGTCGGTTTTGCTTATTATCGGATCGGTCGAAGGGCTCATAGGATATGGAGCTCAATGGCTTGTCGTTAGCCGGCGAATTCATCCACTTACATACTGGCAG ATGTGTGTGTTTCTATGTATGGGAGGCAATAGCACTACATGGATGAACACTGCAGTTCTGGTTACCTGTATGCGAAACTTCCCGAAAAATCGAGGCCCAGTCTCGGGGATCCTTAAGGGCTATGTCGGACTCAGTACCGCAATCTTCACGGATATATGCACAGCTCTGTTTTCTTCGGACCCTTCAACGTTTCTCTTCATTCTTGCCGTTGTTCCGGCCATCGTTTGTCTTACCGCTACATTTTTCCTCCACGAAATCCCAACCCCGACTAAAAACCCGACCGAACTTCGGCAAGAAACGCTGTATTTCCACGTCTTCAATGGCATTGCTATCATATTAGCCGTCTATTTATTGGCCTTTGATATCACCGGCAATCACGGCCGGGTTTTATCGTTGGCATTTACGGTAGGACTCCTTGTCCTACTAGCAACTCCATTGAGTGTACCATTGTATTCGTTCATATCTAAACCATTGTCCGATTCGGATATCGAGCGGCCGATGAAAGTGTCGTTGTTAGCGGACCAACCAAAGACGACGACAACAACAGGTGTTGAGCTGCAGTATCTCGAACGAAAACGACCGTCGATCGGGGAAGATCATACGATCGTCGAGATGATACGAACATTTGATTTTTGGGTACTATTCGTCTCGTTTCTTTGCGGTGTCGGAACCGGGATGTGTGTGATGAACAACATGGGACAAATGGGGATAGCTCTTGGCTACTTGGATGTCTCCATTTTCATCTCTCTTACAAGCATTTGGGGTTTCTTCGGACGCATTGCTTCGGGTTTAATATCAGAATACTATATCTG GAAATTTGGAACACCAAGGCCACTATGGAACGCAGCATCACAAGTTCTAATGGCGATCGGCTACATCGCCATGGCCTTAGCCCTACCCGGCTCACTATACATCGGCTCTATCCTGGTCGGAATATGTTATGGGGTTCGCCTGACAATTACAGTTCCGGTTGCCTCAGAGCTGTTTGGTCTTAAGTACTATGGCCTTTTGTACAACATCCTTATCCTCAACCTTCCTTTAGGTTCCTTCCTTTTCTCTGGTTTGCTTGCTGGGTATTTATATGATGCACAAGCCACCGCCGTTGACGGCGGAGGTAACACTTGTGTTGGGGCTCAATGTTATTGCCTTGTGTTTGTGATTATGGCTTTAACATGTGTTGTTGGGTTGGGATTGGATGTTTTGCTGGCTGTTAGGACAAGAAATGTTTATGTTAGGATTCATGAAAGTAAACGAGCCATTGCTGTATCTGATCGTTCTTCAGCAAAATGCTGA
- the LOC107909457 gene encoding calmodulin-lysine N-methyltransferase isoform X2: METNSNSASSKPSASSLRWRILSRAVLHRAKNPDESQLGMKLISRKAAKGFNLIPCQLLNHDHESRDAQFCYTLPTQGCPKLVLTQRLNNNANLTDFEICNRHNIDNTGTVCQWPSEDVLAYYCLSHADMFRSKRVIELGSGYGLAGLTIAATTEALEVVISDGNPQVVDYILHNINTNSGAFGETRVKPMKLHWNEKEVSNLSHTFDVIVASDCTFFKEFHKDLAQVTELLLKKPGPSEAIFFSPKRGNSLDKFLEEIKDNGLLFSITEIYDTEIWNRHQQFMNGDESWPGYEKDHCYPLLVRITR; the protein is encoded by the exons ATGGAAACGAACAGTAACAGTGCAAGTTCAAAGCCTTCAGCTTCTTCATTAAGATGGAGAATCCTTAGTCGAGCTGTTCTTCATCGTGCCAAAAATCCAG ATGAATCGCAATTGGGCATGAAGCTCATTTCCAGAAAAGCAGCAAAAGGATTCAACTTGATACCGTGTCAGCTGCTAAATCATGATCACGAGTCTAGAGATGCCCAGTTTTGCTACACCTTGCCCACTCAAGGATGTCCCAAGCTTGTTTTAAC TCAGAGATTGAATAATAATGCAAACCTCACTGACTTTGAGATTTGTAATAGACACAACATTGACAATACTGGGACTGTCT GTCAGTGGCCATCTGAAGATGTCCTTGCCTATTATTGCTTATCACATGCAGACATGTTCAG GTCTAAAAGAGTTATTGAGCTCGGGTCAGGTTATGGCTTAGCTGGCTTAACCATTGCAGCAACCACAGAGGCATTAGAAGTAGTAATTTCAGATGGAAATCCTCAAGTGGTCGATT ATATTCTGCATAATATTAACACAAACTCTGGAGCATTTGGTGAAACAAGAGTGAAGCCCATGAAATTGCACTGGAATGAGAAAGAAGTTTCAAATCTCTCACACACTTTTGACGTCATCGTTGCAAGTGATTG CACCTTTTTCAAGGAATTCCACAAAGATCTTGCTCAAGTAACAGAGCTCTTGTTGAAAAAACCAGGACCCTCTGAAGCTATATTTTTCAGCCCAAAAAGAGGTAACTCATTAGATAAGTTTCTGGAGGAAATCAAGGACAATGGCTTGCTTTTCAGCATAACAGAGATCTACGACACGGAAATATGGAATCGTCATCAACAGTTCATGAACGGAGATGAGTCATGGCCTGGCTATGAAAAAGATCATTGTTACCCATTGTTAGTAAGAATTACGAGATAA
- the LOC107909456 gene encoding pathogenesis-related thaumatin-like protein 3.5: MAALQLTIVLVMFFFLQLFSGARSSTFTIINKCSYTVWPGVLSSAGIPPLSPTGFVLQKGESKSIDVPTSWSGRLWGRTLCTQDSSGKFTCLTGDCGSSTIECSGAGAIPPATLAEFTLNGASGLDFYDVSLVDGYNLPMMVSPHGGKGGNCSSAGCAAELNGNCPLELKVVDRSEGVACNSACNAFGDPKYCCSGAYSTPNTCKPSSYSKFFKAACPTAYSYAYDDGTSTFTCAGADYVITFCPTTPSTSLKTSDPMAVDISASSRSTSSALIAGAITSLAIIWQFWHLF, translated from the exons ATGGCTGCTTTGCAACTTACGATTGTATTGGTTATGTTCTTCTTCCTTCAACTATTCTCAG GTGCTCGTTCGTCGACGTTTACCATCATAAACAAATGCAGCTATACAGTTTGGCCAGGAGTATTGTCAAGTGCTGGAATCCCACCACTTTCACCTACAGGTTTTGTTCTTCAAAAAGGAGAATCGAAATCTATCGATGTTCCAACATCTTGGTCAGGTCGGTTATGGGGTCGAACTCTTTGTACCCAAGACTCTTCTGGCAAATTCACTTGTCTCACTGGAGACTGCGGTTCGTCTACGATAGAATGCTCTGGTGCTGGTGCTATCCCTCCTGCAACCCTTGCGGAGTTTACATTGAACGGAGCTTCGGGATTGGATTTTTATGACGTTAGCCTTGTGGATGGATACAATTTACCAATGATGGTGTCTCCACATGGTGGTAAAGGAGGTAATTGTAGTTCAGCCGGATGTGCTGCGGAATTGAACGGTAACTGTCCTTTGGAACTTAAAGTTGTTGATAGGAGTGAAGGAGTGGCTTGTAATAGTGCATGCAATGCTTTCGGGGACCCGAAATATTGTTGCAGTGGCGCTTATTCGACTCCGAATACGTGTAAGCCGAGCTCGTACTCGAAATTCTTCAAGGCAGCCTGTCCTACTGCTTATAGCTATGCTTATGATGATGGAACCAGTACCTTTACTTGTGCTGGTGCTGATTATGTCATTACTTTCTGCCCTACTACACCTTCCACAAG TCTCAAGACTTCTGATCCCATGGCGGTCGATATCTCAGCTAGTTCCCGGTCTACTTCATCAGCTCTCATTGCCGGTGCCATAACCAGTTTGGCCATAATATGGCAGTTCTGGCATCTCTTTTGA
- the LOC107909458 gene encoding rRNA (cytosine-C(5))-methyltransferase NOP2C, producing MEEPSKSPLPEAFLRFLQANGIDPSIYIASDSTPRYLRLKPGNEAEIEGIEAEIKCKLEKVNWLPGFYSLRPDILIANSKSYLDGKIYGIDAASGAAVSVLNISPGDHVLDLCAAPGAKLCMILDLLGDSGSVTGVDVARHRLAACRTMLQKYSLGDRCRLFVADGTTFSLAPLRVDSRSRSCESSFEEKDERFREWTSRRPWKERKRAAKARETMSLQSVTTSENPELIFYGRHSGVVGLSKNKLYKTMSDLEVSSCGYDKVLVDAECTHDGSVKHIQKFENWGWTTLQRRVLDAVRTDSLTLLQLKLLRNGFRLLKVGGLLVYSTCSLTVAQNEDIVEQFLKENASAELQEINEAEEWPRKSGRIPKTLRFDPLTSQTSGLFVAKFTKLAT from the exons ATGGAGGAACCTTCGAAATCGCCATTGCCCGAAGCGTTCCTTAGGTTTCTTCAAGCAAATGGGATCGACCCATCAATTTATATAGCCTCTGATTCAACCCCTCGTTACCTAAG gTTGAAACCAGGGAATGAAGCtgaaattgaaggaattgaagcTGAGATAAAGTgtaagcttgagaaagtgaattgGTTACCTGGTTTTTATTCTCTTCGACCTGATATTTTGATTGCCAATTCAAAATCATACTTGGATGGGAAG ATTTATGGAATTGATGCTGCTTCTGGTGCTGCTGTCTCAGTCTTGAATATTTCACCAGGGGACCATGTGCTCGATCTCTGTGCTGCTCCCG GTGCTAAACTTTGTATGATTTTGGATCTTCTCGGTGATTCGGGTTCTGTAACTGGTGTTGATGTTGCACGACATCGGTTAGCAGCTTGTCGAACGATGTTGCAAAAATATTCCTTGGGTGATCGGTGCCGACTATTTGTTGCTGATGGGACAACATTTTCTCTTGCTCCTTTGAGGGTCGATTCCCGTTCTAGATCAT GCGAATCTTCGTTTGAGGAAAAGGATGAAAGATTTAGAGAATGGACTTCTAGGAGACCatggaaagaaaggaaaagagctGCTAAAGCACGGGAAACCATGTCTTTACAATCGGTTACAACGAGTGAAAACCCTGAACTTATCTTTTACGGACGGCATTCCGGAGTAGTCGGTCTCAGTAAAAACAAACTGTATAAAACCATGTCTGATCTCGAAGTTTCGAGCTGCGGTTATGACAAG GTACTCGTGGATGCAGAATGTACGCATGATGGATCGGTTAAACATATCCAAAAGTTCGAAAATTGGGGATGGACAACTCTTCAACGCCGTGTATTGGATGCCGTGAGAACAGATAGTTTAACTCTACTTCAG TTAAAACTTCTAAGGAACGGTTTTAGACTGCTGAAAGTCGGGGGGTTGCTGGTTTACAGCACTTGCAG TTTGACAGTTGCTCAAAACGAAGACATAGTAGAGCAGTTCTTGAAGGAAAACGCTTCTGCAG AACTACAGGAAATAAACGAAGCAGAAGAGTGGCCCCGTAAAAGTGGGAGGATACCAAAGACATTACGATTTGATCCCTTGACATCACAAACTAGTGGACTTTTCGTAGCTAAGTTCACAAAACTCGCCACTTAA
- the LOC107909454 gene encoding transcription factor bHLH121, with the protein MNHQRKPNDFSEAIAADLGTSNPEPRQRLEMEAEDPIAARKVQKADREKLRRDRLNEQFLELGNTLGNVYPDRPKNDKATILVGAIQTLEDLTAEVKRLKAERSSLTEESRELTQENNELREEKASVKANIENLTVQYQQSRMMMFPWTGIDSSSVMAPPYPYPVPLPVTTGPIVMHPSLQPYPFFGNHNPGAINNPCSTFMPYSTMTSNPLIEQPSSQYTSSSHTSSKRDSKSKLADHQRGSNRESNGSNNVRMKLELKNPGSSTNEDLSARKKKGREEKKDRTNGCSLNCYSSSQDLKDSSSNSVNDVSKSNK; encoded by the exons ATGAATCATCAACGGAAACCCAATGATTTCTCTGAAGCTATTGCAGCAGATTTGGGCACTTCAAACCCTGAACCCag ACAAAGGCTAGAAATGGAAGCTGAGGATCCGATAGCTGCAAGGAAAGTTCAAAAGGCTGACCGTGAAAAACTGAGGAGGGATAGATTGAATGAGCAGTTTCTTGAATTGGGAAACACACTTGGTAACGTAT ACCCAGATAGGCCTAAGAACGATAAAGCAACCATACTCGTCGGCGCAATCCAAACGCTAGAGGATTTAACTGCAGAAGTCAAAAGGCTAAAAGCTGAGCGTTCATCACTAACCGAAGAATCACGTGAG CTGACTCAAGAGAACAATGAGCTGAGAGAAGAAAAGGCTTCTGTGAAAGCTAATATCGAAAACCTAACTGTTCAGTATCAGCAAAGCCGTATGATGATGTTTCCTTGGACCGGTATCGACTCTTCAAGTGTTATGGCTCCACCTTATCCATATCCAGTTCCTTTGCCTGTCACTACAGGCCCAATAGTAATGCATCCCTCGCTGCAACCATATCCGTTTTTCGGAAATCATAACCCAGGTGCTATTAACAATCCCTGTTCAACGTTCATGCCATATTCAACCATGACAAGCAACCCTCTGATCGAACAGCCATCATCCCAATATACATCATCGTCCCACACTTCTAGTAAAAGGGATTCCAAAAGCAAATTGGCGGATCACCAAAGAGGAAGTAATAGAGAGAGTAATGGTTCCAACAACGTGAGGATGAAACTCGAACTGAAAAATCCCGGATCATCAACAAACGAG GATTTATCTGCCAGAAAAAAGAAAGGCAGGGAAGAAAAAAAGGATAGAACAAATGGTTGCTCGTTGAACTGTTACTCTTCGTCTCAAGATCTTAAAGATAGTTCTTCTAACAGTGTGAATGATGTTTCGAAGTCCAACAAGTGA
- the LOC107909455 gene encoding chaperone protein dnaJ 11, chloroplastic, which translates to MLSSLYISTSLSVSPISPPSTSRSKFRPPRSAATYTSQQQKGSTNGYLSRQGMATCTSLYEVLGIPVGASNEEIKSAYRRLARVCHPDVAAIDRKDSSADEFMKIHAAYSTLSDPQKRAVYDSKLVWRNQRPLTSVSRVSGYRGRSWETDQCW; encoded by the coding sequence ATGCTCTCTTCTCTTTATATCTCAACCTCTCTTTCCGTTTCTCCGATTTCTCCGCCGTCTACTTCCCGCTCCAAATTCCGGCCACCTCGCTCCGCCGCTACTTACACTTCGCAACAACAGAAAGGATCGACGAACGGTTACCTAAGCCGTCAAGGAATGGCGACGTGCACGTCGTTGTACGAAGTTCTAGGGATTCCCGTCGGTGCTTCGAACGAGGAAATCAAATCGGCGTACCGCCGATTGGCTAGAGTTTGCCATCCAGACGTGGCGGCAATCGATCGGAAAGATTCGTCGGCGGACGAGTTCATGAAGATCCACGCGGCGTACAGTACCTTATCGGATCCACAAAAACGAGCCGTATACGATAGTAAGCTTGTATGGAGAAACCAACGGCCGTTGACTTCGGTTTCTAGGGTTTCAGGATATAGAGGGAGGAGTTGGGAGACCGATCAGTGCTGGTAA
- the LOC107909457 gene encoding calmodulin-lysine N-methyltransferase isoform X1 produces METNSNSASSKPSASSLRWRILSRAVLHRAKNPEDESQLGMKLISRKAAKGFNLIPCQLLNHDHESRDAQFCYTLPTQGCPKLVLTQRLNNNANLTDFEICNRHNIDNTGTVCQWPSEDVLAYYCLSHADMFRSKRVIELGSGYGLAGLTIAATTEALEVVISDGNPQVVDYILHNINTNSGAFGETRVKPMKLHWNEKEVSNLSHTFDVIVASDCTFFKEFHKDLAQVTELLLKKPGPSEAIFFSPKRGNSLDKFLEEIKDNGLLFSITEIYDTEIWNRHQQFMNGDESWPGYEKDHCYPLLVRITR; encoded by the exons ATGGAAACGAACAGTAACAGTGCAAGTTCAAAGCCTTCAGCTTCTTCATTAAGATGGAGAATCCTTAGTCGAGCTGTTCTTCATCGTGCCAAAAATCCAG AAGATGAATCGCAATTGGGCATGAAGCTCATTTCCAGAAAAGCAGCAAAAGGATTCAACTTGATACCGTGTCAGCTGCTAAATCATGATCACGAGTCTAGAGATGCCCAGTTTTGCTACACCTTGCCCACTCAAGGATGTCCCAAGCTTGTTTTAAC TCAGAGATTGAATAATAATGCAAACCTCACTGACTTTGAGATTTGTAATAGACACAACATTGACAATACTGGGACTGTCT GTCAGTGGCCATCTGAAGATGTCCTTGCCTATTATTGCTTATCACATGCAGACATGTTCAG GTCTAAAAGAGTTATTGAGCTCGGGTCAGGTTATGGCTTAGCTGGCTTAACCATTGCAGCAACCACAGAGGCATTAGAAGTAGTAATTTCAGATGGAAATCCTCAAGTGGTCGATT ATATTCTGCATAATATTAACACAAACTCTGGAGCATTTGGTGAAACAAGAGTGAAGCCCATGAAATTGCACTGGAATGAGAAAGAAGTTTCAAATCTCTCACACACTTTTGACGTCATCGTTGCAAGTGATTG CACCTTTTTCAAGGAATTCCACAAAGATCTTGCTCAAGTAACAGAGCTCTTGTTGAAAAAACCAGGACCCTCTGAAGCTATATTTTTCAGCCCAAAAAGAGGTAACTCATTAGATAAGTTTCTGGAGGAAATCAAGGACAATGGCTTGCTTTTCAGCATAACAGAGATCTACGACACGGAAATATGGAATCGTCATCAACAGTTCATGAACGGAGATGAGTCATGGCCTGGCTATGAAAAAGATCATTGTTACCCATTGTTAGTAAGAATTACGAGATAA
- the LOC107909459 gene encoding receptor homology region, transmembrane domain- and RING domain-containing protein 1: MREALFGIFSLLFIAYFSELASSNIVFKPLSISLPDLPAKFAIGNNTGVCGALEVADPLDACSPLRNDFGSNQSDSIRFALIIRGDCSFEEKIRNAQNKGFSAAIVYDDKYSNNLVYMMVNPKGIKVLAVFVSKSAGEFLKDHAKGENGECCIYPPLNGKAWTVFAICFLSLVVIAAFLVIAFVAPRSLSNWRRRNLVRRVDSKVVEALPCFVFGSARSSIAGETCAICLEDYNDGELLKVLPCQHVCRFLLAMAIPIRSVFLHPLSLQNHAQNIWETLMQPSGHCIRCHLSGIKLIRWHCGV, translated from the exons ATGAGAGAAGCTTTGTTTGGGATTTTTTCATTGTTATTTATTGCTTATTTCAGTGAATTAGCTTCATCTAACATTGTTTTTAAGCCCTTATCAATTTCCTTGCCGGACCTTCCCGCCAAATTCG CTATTGGGAATAACACGGGCGTTTGTGGTGCTCTTGAAGTGGCGGATCCATTGGATGCTTGTAGTCCGCTCCGAAACGATTTCGGATCTAACCAAAGTGATTCTATAAGATTTGCTTTGATAATTAGAGGGGATTGTTCTTTCGAGGAGAAAATCCGAAACGCTCAAAATAAGGGTTTTTCTGCTGCAATTGTTTACGATGATAAATATAGTAACAATTTAGTATACA TGATGGTGAACCCTAAAGGAATCAAAGTGCTAGCTGTTTTTGTGTCTAAATCTGCTGGTGAATTTTTAAAAGATCATGCTAAAGGTGAAAATGGGGAATGCTGTATTTACCCACCATTGAATGGGAAAGCATGGACTGTTTTTGCTATTTGTTTCCTATCACTTGTTGTTATAGCAGCTTTCTTGGTGATTGCCTTTGTTGCTCCTCGAAGCTTGTCGAATTGGCGACGAAGGAATTTAGTGAGACGTGTTGATAGTAAAGtggttgaagctcttccttgttTTGTGTTTGGTTCGGCTCGTTCGAGTATTGCCGGTGAAACTTGTGCGATTTGCCTCGAGGATTATAATGATGGGGAGCTTCTTAAAGTGCTTCCTTGTCAACATG TGTGCCGCTTTCTCCTTGCAATGGCCATCCCTATCAGAAGTGTGTTTCTGCACCCTTTGTCTCTTCAAAATCATGCACAAAACATTTGGGAAACGCTGATGCAGCCGTCTGGCCATTGTATTCGTTGCCATCTCTCCGGCATCAAATTGATCCGCTGGCATTGTGGTGTATAA